The Eurosta solidaginis isolate ZX-2024a chromosome 4, ASM4086904v1, whole genome shotgun sequence genome includes a window with the following:
- the LOC137248847 gene encoding uncharacterized protein yields MRYQDIFFGIALAVLIGFICADAKTAFRRADKISQPFQRLNLPPEEIDPNVAPLKPGQTEMLNSNSVSGLGTDETTQLTEEMVIDQADETLGAAAVATNEVVDDTANEVVEEVAEAVTTAPISAATPAAAASSTAAASTTVSEATTLQSQDNTNGLSKYCKCNDDHCDCCRKFNLPLIPVRGPGCARITYLGNERMSVSIKYGDITLATRTISGKRAKPICVGLPGGYSKFCGRVYGLSRAKNDFKACLGFELRAEDEVEAALRVSCFKFGPEGLRVAEAEPLPSEVNKDEDDDDIFGFGAGGDDDDDDDYEDEPEEADEENDETDEEDENDDDESPADADYGGFSLAGLLDDLDDDDDEKPAASAGTTQIVPAPAAGATRATDRRDTAQSKEGVSDAAQSVSDQSSVASFGADNVVTPAPALTPSSDVTTAKSTKKSKKARKQKEKKSESIAENDFAIEILNGILDFFN; encoded by the exons ATGCGTTATCAAGACATTTTCTTCGGTATTGCTCTAGCCGTGTTAATTGGCTTCATATGCGCTGATGCAAAAACAGCTTTTCGACGAGCAGACAAAATTTCACAGCCCTTTCAACGTCTCAACTTGCCACCTGAAGAAATTGATCCGAATGTTGCGCCACTTAAACCAGGACAAACTGAAATGCTCAATTCAAACAGCGTATCAGGTCTAGGAACTGACGAAACCACACAACTTACAGAAGAGATGGTTATTGACCAGGCAGATGAAACTCTTGGCGCTGCTGCTGTCGCAACAAATGAGGTAGTCGATGATACGGCGAATGAGGTAGTGGAGGAAGTCGCTGAAGCGGTTACAACAGCACCGATATCTGCTGCAACACCAGCGGCAGCTGCTTCTAGCACTGCGGCAGCGAGCACGACTGTGTCCGAGGCAACTACCTTACAAAGTCAAGACAATACCAATGGGCTCAGCAAATATTGCAAATGTAACGACGATCATTGCGATTGCTGCCGTAAATTTAATTTGCCCTTAATACCGGTGCGTGGACCAGGCTGTGCGAGAATTACATATTTGGGTAACGAACGTATGTCAGTGTCAATTAAGTATGGTGATATAACATTGGCCACACGCACTATTTCGG GCAAGCGTGCTAAACCCATTTGTGTAGGACTGCCAGGTGGTTATTCTAAGTTCTGCGGACGCGTTTATGGTTTATCCAGAGCTAAAAACGATTTCAAAGCTTGCTTAGGCTTTGAATTACGTGCCGAAGATGAAGTAGAGGCTGCTTTGCGTGTTTCATGTTTCAAATTTGGGCCAGAGGGTTTGAGGGTGGCTGAAGCAGAACCATTGCCCTCAGAGGTGAATAAGGATGAAGATGATGATGATATTTTTGGCTTCGGAG CTGGtggcgatgatgatgatgatgacgactACGAAGACGAACCCGAAGAAGCAGATGAAGAGAATGATGAAACCGATGAAGAAG ACGAGAATGACGACGATGAATCACCAGCCGATGCCGATTATGGTGGTTTCAGTTTAGCCGGTTTACTTGACGAccttgatgatgatgatgatgaaaaacCAGCAGCATCAGCGGGCACTACGCAAATTGTTCCGGCACCCGCAGCGGGCGCTACAAGAGCTACCGATCGCAGAGATACTGCACAGAGCAAAGAAGGCGTTAGTGATGCGGCGCAAAGTGTAAGTGATCAGAGTTCTGTAGCGTCGTTTGGTGCGGATAATGTTGTAACACCTGCACCCGCGCTCACTCCCTCGTCCGATGTGACCACAGCGAAATCTACGAAGAAATCGAAAAAAGCGCGCAAACAAAAGGAAAAGAAATCCGAATCGATAGCCGAAAACGATTTCGCTATTGAAATTTTGAATGGCATATTGGATTTTTTCAATTGA
- the LOC137248846 gene encoding uncharacterized protein, with translation MEICNEQLITAVQAHVCLYNKSSALYKNKAAKDAAWEAVAEAINSNAYNCKTRWRSLCDRYRKEKSEDAGRSGAGTSFRKQWKLFSTMQFIEESAEEGSPVTNVDSPKPPDKRPSPREPPKKKKVDDLFEDVLIKMRERYSAANTQEDEIFFSLLKSKLARMSQSQKDELQADILALVSNKLKHYNL, from the exons ATGGAG ATTTGTAATGAGCAGCTTATTACTGCCGTGCAAGCGCACGTTTGTTTGTACAACAAATCCTCGGCGCTTTATAAAAATAAAGCTGCAAAGGATGCAGCATGGGAAGCAGTTGCAGAAGCAATCAACAGCAATG cCTATAACTGCAAAACACGCTGGCGTTCTTTGTGCGATCGATATAGGAAGGAGAAATCCGAGGATGCAGGGCGGTCGGGTGCTGGCACCAGCTTTAGAAAGCAGTGGAAGCTGTTCAGCACGATGCAGTTTATTGAAGAATCTGCAGAGGAGGGAAG TCCAGTTACCAATGTAGATTCTCCTAAGCCACCAGACAAACGCCCTTCACCTCGTGAGCCGCCGAAGAAGAAAAAGGTGGATGACCTTTTTGAAGACGTTTTGATAAAGATGCGAGAAAGGTACTCTGCGGCTAATACGCAAGAAGACGAAATATTTTTCTCCTTGCTTAAATCTAAACTTGCAAGGATGTCTCAATCGCAAAAGGACGAGTTGCAAGCAGACATCTTAGCACTTGTTTCAAACAAATTGAAAcattataatttataa